In Alistipes sp. ZOR0009, a genomic segment contains:
- the ilvC gene encoding ketol-acid reductoisomerase: protein MALLDFGGVQENVVTRAEFPLEKALEVMKNEVIAVLGYGVQGPGQALNLRDNGFNVIVGQRKNSPSWNKAINDGWVVGKDLFDIDEACHRGTYLQFLLSDGGQIDGWATVSKHLSAGKTLGFSHGFGITFNDQTGIVPPADVDVVLVAPKGSGTSLRRLFLQGKGLNSSYAIYQNASGKAYERVIAYGVGVGSGYLFETDFKREVYSDLTGERGVLMGAIAGIFEAQYAVLREKGHTPSEAFNETVEELTQSLMPLVAENGMDWMYANCSVTAQRGALDWRHKFREATRPVFEELYQSVREGKEAAIAIEAARRPDYRETLAKELAEIRESELWRTGKTVRGLRPENEM, encoded by the coding sequence ATGGCACTATTAGATTTTGGAGGCGTTCAGGAGAACGTAGTAACACGCGCAGAGTTTCCGTTAGAGAAGGCGCTAGAGGTGATGAAGAATGAGGTAATTGCAGTGCTTGGCTACGGTGTACAGGGGCCAGGGCAGGCGCTGAATCTTAGAGATAATGGGTTTAACGTGATTGTTGGCCAACGAAAAAACTCGCCCAGCTGGAATAAGGCCATCAACGACGGTTGGGTAGTAGGCAAAGACCTCTTTGATATTGATGAGGCTTGCCATAGGGGAACCTATCTGCAGTTTCTATTGTCTGATGGGGGACAAATTGACGGTTGGGCAACCGTAAGCAAGCACCTATCGGCAGGAAAAACGCTGGGATTCTCGCATGGATTTGGTATCACCTTTAATGATCAGACAGGAATTGTTCCTCCGGCCGATGTTGATGTTGTTTTGGTGGCACCAAAGGGCTCGGGAACATCTTTACGCCGGTTGTTTTTGCAGGGAAAGGGTTTGAACTCGAGCTATGCCATCTACCAGAATGCTAGCGGCAAGGCGTATGAACGAGTTATTGCCTATGGAGTAGGAGTAGGCTCGGGGTACCTGTTCGAAACCGACTTTAAACGAGAAGTGTACTCCGATTTAACGGGAGAACGAGGTGTGCTAATGGGAGCCATTGCCGGAATCTTTGAAGCGCAGTATGCGGTACTAAGAGAGAAGGGGCATACGCCGTCGGAGGCTTTTAATGAGACGGTAGAGGAGCTTACGCAGAGTCTTATGCCGCTAGTTGCCGAGAATGGGATGGATTGGATGTATGCCAACTGCTCGGTAACGGCACAACGTGGTGCGCTGGACTGGAGACATAAGTTTAGGGAGGCTACTCGTCCTGTTTTTGAGGAGCTATACCAAAGTGTGCGCGAAGGTAAGGAGGCTGCCATTGCCATTGAGGCTGCCCGTAGACCCGACTATCGCGAAACGTTGGCTAAGGAGCTGGCAGAGATCAGGGAGAGCGAGCTTTGGAGAACGGGAAAGACCGTGAGAGGGCTTAGACCTGAGAATGAGATGTGA
- a CDS encoding helix-turn-helix transcriptional regulator, which produces MVGRLSFFYENMEFGEGLDEVTYENHVITFATYAKISESTLYYVDEYCRKIFMASYNPKISDTKFERELDYAFWVDHLNEEGIALLNQINKAVHHFLSADGKNLGWNFNLTFGLFLKLDKHFRQFTIVGIPVDFVGDKLRSMLFIVRPEKEHDLPFLVISYGKNEKNFKYDFKNEKFQELKKVELTPTELQIINYSGQGFSEVEICEKMNISMPDLKNIKYKLFMRLNVKNMPQALFTIHKLGLLGK; this is translated from the coding sequence ATGGTTGGACGGTTGTCTTTTTTTTATGAGAACATGGAGTTTGGGGAGGGGCTTGATGAAGTGACGTATGAAAATCATGTCATAACATTTGCCACTTATGCAAAAATATCCGAAAGTACATTGTACTATGTGGATGAGTATTGTAGGAAGATCTTTATGGCTTCGTATAACCCTAAGATTAGCGACACTAAGTTTGAACGGGAGTTGGATTACGCTTTTTGGGTGGATCATTTGAATGAGGAGGGAATCGCGCTGCTGAATCAAATAAACAAGGCGGTTCACCATTTTTTGTCCGCTGATGGTAAAAATCTAGGCTGGAACTTTAACTTGACGTTTGGACTGTTTCTTAAGTTAGACAAGCATTTTCGGCAATTTACAATAGTGGGAATCCCTGTAGATTTTGTAGGCGATAAGCTTCGCAGCATGCTTTTTATTGTCAGGCCAGAGAAGGAGCATGACTTGCCTTTTTTGGTGATATCATATGGCAAAAATGAGAAAAACTTTAAGTATGATTTCAAAAATGAAAAGTTTCAAGAATTAAAGAAAGTAGAGCTAACGCCAACAGAACTACAAATAATCAACTATTCGGGCCAGGGCTTTAGTGAAGTGGAAATTTGCGAAAAGATGAATATATCAATGCCTGATCTGAAAAATATAAAGTATAAGCTGTTTATGCGGCTAAACGTAAAGAATATGCCTCAGGCTCTTTTTACAATTCACAAGTTGGGTCTTTTGGGAAAATAA
- a CDS encoding helix-turn-helix transcriptional regulator: MDKAKVKLGFNDDIKNIERHISIMAHSIGLKCMLLDALAWEYFFYSDSFVLLTGYKREELPSNTDEAIRMLLASENQEDKIEENRIRFQTIASLIQEKSLKSIVINSSFKLRTKMGMLVNVDCVCHPLYFNVDGLPWVYLCVIKPGRREKVQKTTIYMYDGDKRQIYLPLKEKFVPYDNTVLKEEELTILHFATLGYNEQKMAKMLNQNITYIKYYKKRIFAKLNVENITEAVYVALQSGLLK; this comes from the coding sequence ATGGATAAAGCAAAGGTTAAGCTAGGTTTTAATGATGATATTAAAAATATAGAGCGCCATATTTCGATAATGGCCCATTCAATAGGATTAAAATGTATGCTGTTGGACGCTTTGGCATGGGAATATTTTTTCTACTCTGATTCTTTTGTCCTTCTGACAGGATATAAACGGGAAGAGCTGCCTAGCAATACAGATGAAGCTATTCGGATGCTACTTGCAAGCGAGAATCAGGAAGATAAAATAGAGGAAAATCGTATTCGTTTTCAGACAATAGCCTCGTTAATCCAAGAAAAATCATTGAAAAGCATTGTTATAAACTCATCGTTTAAGCTTAGAACGAAGATGGGAATGCTAGTTAACGTAGACTGCGTATGCCATCCGTTATACTTTAATGTTGATGGTTTACCATGGGTGTATTTGTGCGTAATAAAGCCAGGTAGAAGGGAGAAGGTTCAGAAAACGACTATTTATATGTACGATGGGGATAAGCGGCAGATATACCTTCCGCTGAAGGAGAAGTTTGTCCCGTATGATAATACGGTCTTAAAGGAAGAGGAGCTTACCATTCTGCATTTTGCCACATTAGGCTACAACGAGCAAAAGATGGCGAAGATGCTAAACCAGAATATTACCTATATCAAGTACTATAAGAAGCGAATCTTCGCAAAGCTAAATGTTGAGAATATTACAGAAGCGGTTTATGTTGCGCTTCAATCAGGATTGTTAAAGTAG
- the ilvB gene encoding biosynthetic-type acetolactate synthase large subunit, with amino-acid sequence MENIQYGETLRRSEQPITGAEAIVRTLLCENVDILFGYPGGGIMPTYDALFDYKNELRHILVRHEQGAIHAAQGYARSSGKVGVALATSGPGATNLVTGIADAYLDSTPVVCLTGQVGGKLLGTDAFQEIDIMNISLPITKWSVQIRSVEEIPDVIARAFYIARSGRPGPVLVDIPKDIQFAKAPYSYTPWSSSKGVKVKPTLSMKQVEAAAALINEACRPMMLVGQGVTLSGAEKELLQLAEISGIPVAQTLLGLSSFPTDHPLYVGLLGMHGNYGPNLLTNECDLLVAVGMRFDDRVTGDLSRYAKKAKIIHIDIDEAEIGKNVPVDVPVLADAKEALEALCACISRREHGSWVARFKECMATEQQEVIENQLHPKKGITMGMVVKEVAEKTEGEAVVVTDVGQHQMVTSRYYPFKRQRSQITSGGLGTMGFGLPASMGAALGALHRTTVAVIGDGGLQMKIQELGTISNENIPVKIVLLNNNFLGMVRQWQELFFEKRYSFVEMSNPDFGMIVKGYGIPYEKVDKQEELPLAVERMLKCSGPYFLEVVVEKEDNVFPMVPAGCAVNEVRLK; translated from the coding sequence ATGGAAAATATTCAGTATGGCGAAACGCTGCGCAGAAGCGAGCAGCCGATAACGGGCGCTGAGGCTATTGTACGAACGTTGCTTTGCGAGAATGTAGACATCCTTTTTGGGTATCCAGGAGGAGGCATTATGCCAACTTACGATGCGCTTTTTGATTATAAGAATGAGCTGAGGCATATTCTAGTGCGCCACGAGCAGGGGGCGATACACGCCGCGCAGGGCTATGCCCGTAGTAGCGGAAAGGTTGGCGTTGCCTTGGCGACCTCGGGACCAGGCGCTACCAACCTTGTAACGGGAATTGCAGACGCCTATCTAGATAGTACGCCTGTGGTGTGCCTTACAGGACAGGTTGGCGGTAAGCTGTTGGGAACTGATGCCTTTCAGGAGATTGATATCATGAATATTTCGCTGCCGATAACCAAGTGGAGCGTGCAGATTAGAAGCGTGGAGGAGATTCCCGATGTTATTGCACGAGCCTTTTACATTGCGCGTAGCGGTAGGCCTGGGCCTGTGCTGGTTGATATCCCCAAGGATATACAGTTTGCTAAGGCGCCATACAGCTACACTCCGTGGAGTAGCTCTAAGGGAGTTAAAGTTAAGCCAACGCTAAGCATGAAGCAGGTAGAGGCGGCTGCTGCGCTGATAAATGAGGCTTGTAGGCCAATGATGCTGGTAGGGCAAGGCGTTACGCTATCGGGGGCTGAGAAAGAGCTGCTGCAGCTGGCTGAAATAAGCGGGATTCCTGTAGCGCAGACACTTTTGGGGCTCTCTTCGTTCCCTACAGATCATCCTTTGTATGTGGGATTGCTGGGAATGCACGGAAATTATGGTCCGAACTTGCTTACCAATGAGTGTGACCTGCTGGTTGCCGTAGGAATGCGCTTTGACGACAGGGTTACGGGAGATTTATCGCGCTATGCCAAAAAAGCGAAGATCATCCACATAGATATTGATGAAGCAGAGATTGGAAAGAACGTACCTGTTGATGTTCCTGTACTTGCCGATGCAAAGGAGGCGTTGGAGGCCTTGTGTGCTTGCATAAGTAGGAGGGAGCATGGAAGTTGGGTAGCGCGCTTTAAGGAATGTATGGCTACGGAGCAGCAAGAGGTTATCGAAAATCAGCTACATCCTAAAAAGGGGATTACTATGGGGATGGTAGTGAAAGAGGTTGCTGAAAAAACTGAAGGAGAGGCCGTGGTAGTTACCGATGTGGGGCAGCATCAGATGGTGACATCGAGATACTATCCATTTAAGCGGCAAAGAAGCCAGATAACCTCTGGAGGGTTGGGTACAATGGGCTTTGGGCTTCCTGCTTCGATGGGGGCGGCACTTGGAGCACTGCACAGAACCACGGTTGCGGTGATTGGAGATGGTGGACTGCAGATGAAAATTCAGGAGTTGGGAACCATCTCGAACGAGAATATCCCCGTGAAAATAGTATTGCTAAACAATAACTTCCTAGGAATGGTGCGGCAGTGGCAGGAACTCTTTTTCGAGAAACGCTACTCGTTTGTGGAGATGAGCAATCCTGATTTTGGAATGATTGTAAAGGGGTATGGAATACCATACGAGAAGGTGGACAAGCAGGAGGAACTGCCGTTGGCCGTAGAGCGGATGCTAAAATGTAGCGGTCCCTACTTTTTGGAGGTTGTGGTAGAGAAGGAGGATAACGTATTCCCGATGGTACCAGCAGGATGCGCCGTGAACGAGGTAAGACTAAAGTAA
- a CDS encoding MFS transporter, with amino-acid sequence MDFSLRNNIINLYVVKIAKWFMLVMPIVVLFYNAHGLSMKEVFILQAIYSISIVAWEIPSGYVADVIGRKKSLVIGAVLGFLGYLIYSCTYGFWGFVLAEVTLGIGQSMISGADSALLYDSLIHAKKEREYNRYEGLTTSIGNFAEALGGILGGLLAIYSIRYPYYAQAAVAFIAIPSSILLKEPPLKTQKRKPNWTDIFKIIKETLHSNPKQKWNTLFSSFTGASTLTMAWFAQPYFNEANLPIQWFGIVWTILNLVVGISAIYAFKIEKRFGPVATVTGFTILLSLSYILLALKIWLPGLSILLLFYIARGIATPTLKDYVNRITESDVRATVLSIRNFTIRIIFAVMGPIYGWCIDAYGLKEALFLAGALYSLFNFVTLFYFIKYKTYE; translated from the coding sequence ATGGATTTCAGCCTTCGCAACAACATCATCAACCTTTATGTAGTTAAAATAGCCAAATGGTTCATGCTGGTTATGCCTATTGTTGTACTTTTCTATAATGCGCACGGGCTAAGCATGAAAGAGGTGTTCATCCTCCAAGCAATCTACTCTATTTCGATAGTTGCTTGGGAAATTCCATCTGGTTATGTAGCCGATGTAATTGGACGGAAAAAAAGTTTGGTCATTGGAGCCGTACTCGGATTTCTTGGATACCTTATATATAGCTGCACGTATGGATTCTGGGGCTTTGTATTGGCCGAGGTTACGTTAGGCATTGGTCAAAGCATGATATCCGGTGCCGATTCTGCGCTTTTATACGACTCGCTCATTCACGCAAAAAAAGAGCGGGAGTACAACCGATACGAAGGGCTAACTACCTCCATCGGAAACTTCGCAGAAGCGTTAGGCGGAATTCTTGGCGGACTTCTAGCTATATATTCTATCAGATATCCGTACTACGCACAGGCTGCAGTTGCGTTTATTGCCATTCCATCATCCATCTTACTAAAGGAGCCTCCTCTAAAAACCCAAAAACGGAAACCAAACTGGACCGACATTTTCAAAATTATAAAGGAAACGCTGCACAGCAACCCTAAGCAGAAATGGAATACCCTTTTCTCTTCATTCACAGGAGCATCAACGCTTACAATGGCTTGGTTTGCCCAACCCTACTTCAACGAAGCCAACCTGCCTATCCAATGGTTTGGCATCGTTTGGACCATCTTAAATCTCGTTGTAGGTATTAGCGCAATTTATGCCTTCAAAATAGAAAAACGGTTTGGTCCTGTAGCAACCGTAACGGGTTTTACCATACTACTTAGCCTATCCTATATCCTGCTCGCTTTGAAAATATGGTTACCAGGCCTATCTATTTTGCTCCTATTCTACATTGCCAGAGGCATAGCCACCCCTACTCTTAAGGATTATGTAAATAGAATTACAGAGTCTGATGTAAGAGCAACGGTTCTATCTATTCGAAATTTCACAATCCGAATAATATTTGCCGTAATGGGCCCAATCTACGGATGGTGTATCGATGCATATGGACTAAAAGAGGCGCTATTTCTAGCTGGTGCTCTCTATTCTCTTTTCAATTTTGTTACCCTTTTCTACTTTATTAAGTACAAAACCTACGAGTAG
- the ilvD gene encoding dihydroxy-acid dehydratase has protein sequence MELNKYSRNVTQNDTLPASQAMFYALGLTEEDLKKPQVGIVSTGYEGNPCNMHLNDLAKEVKQGCSKKELLGLIFHTIGVSDGIANGTEGMRYSLPSREVIADSIETVVSAQHYDGVIAVVGCDKNMPGAVMAMARLNRPSIVVYGGTIAAGVHNGKKLNIVSAFEAYGERVAGNIDELEYKSIIRKSCPGPGACGGMYTANTMATAIEALGLSLPYSSSNPAVSKEKQQECVAAGEAMLQLLEKDIKPSDILTKKAFENAITVAIALGGSTNMVLHLLAMAKTIGVELLLTDFQRISDKTPLIGDLKPSGKYMMEDIHAIGGTPAVMKYLLKKGFLYGDCLTVTGKTLAENLAEAADLSEEQDVIVPLERPLKSSGHLRVMYGNLAPEGAVAKITGKEGIRFTGRAKVFDGEAAANEGISTGKVVKGDVVVIRNVGPKGGPGMPEMLKPTSAIMGAGLGKEVALITDGRFSGGSHGFVVGHITPEAAVGGPLGLIEDGDVITIDAEQNTLAANVSDAEFESRRKGWKAPAPTATTGYLYKYAALVSSASKGCITDR, from the coding sequence ATGGAGTTGAATAAGTACAGCAGAAATGTAACGCAGAACGATACGCTACCTGCTTCGCAAGCGATGTTTTACGCGCTTGGGCTAACAGAGGAAGATTTGAAGAAGCCTCAGGTAGGTATTGTAAGCACTGGTTACGAAGGAAATCCATGTAATATGCATTTGAATGATCTGGCTAAGGAGGTAAAGCAAGGTTGTTCGAAAAAGGAGCTGCTTGGGCTGATTTTTCATACCATTGGGGTGAGTGATGGTATTGCAAATGGGACAGAGGGGATGCGCTACTCTCTTCCTTCGAGGGAAGTTATTGCAGATAGCATTGAAACGGTGGTAAGCGCTCAGCACTACGACGGTGTTATTGCCGTTGTTGGCTGCGATAAGAATATGCCGGGGGCTGTAATGGCAATGGCACGCTTAAATCGCCCCTCGATAGTTGTGTATGGAGGAACCATTGCTGCAGGAGTACACAATGGCAAAAAGTTGAACATCGTTTCGGCTTTTGAGGCGTATGGCGAACGGGTAGCAGGCAATATAGACGAGTTGGAGTACAAGAGTATCATCAGGAAGAGCTGTCCGGGGCCTGGTGCTTGCGGAGGGATGTATACGGCCAACACGATGGCAACGGCTATTGAAGCTTTGGGGTTGTCGTTGCCCTATTCCTCCTCGAATCCTGCGGTGAGCAAGGAAAAGCAGCAGGAGTGTGTTGCTGCAGGCGAGGCAATGCTTCAACTTCTTGAGAAAGACATAAAACCAAGCGATATCCTTACTAAAAAGGCATTTGAGAATGCCATAACCGTGGCCATTGCGCTGGGTGGATCGACCAACATGGTGCTCCACCTGCTGGCCATGGCCAAGACAATTGGAGTGGAGCTTTTGCTAACCGACTTTCAGCGAATTAGCGATAAAACGCCGCTTATTGGCGACCTAAAACCCAGCGGTAAGTACATGATGGAGGATATTCATGCCATAGGAGGAACTCCTGCAGTGATGAAGTACCTGCTGAAGAAAGGTTTTTTGTATGGTGACTGCCTAACCGTAACAGGGAAGACGTTGGCAGAGAATCTTGCAGAGGCAGCAGATCTTTCGGAAGAGCAAGATGTGATTGTTCCGCTAGAACGGCCGCTAAAATCATCGGGACACCTAAGAGTTATGTATGGAAACCTAGCGCCAGAAGGCGCAGTAGCCAAAATAACCGGCAAAGAGGGGATTCGTTTTACAGGACGAGCAAAAGTTTTTGATGGAGAGGCGGCTGCCAACGAGGGAATCTCGACGGGTAAGGTTGTAAAGGGCGATGTGGTGGTGATTCGTAACGTTGGACCGAAAGGAGGACCTGGTATGCCAGAGATGCTTAAGCCTACATCGGCGATTATGGGTGCTGGATTGGGTAAGGAGGTTGCGCTGATAACCGATGGCCGATTTTCGGGAGGTTCGCATGGCTTTGTTGTTGGACATATAACCCCAGAAGCGGCAGTTGGAGGTCCGCTAGGGTTGATTGAAGATGGGGATGTGATAACCATTGATGCGGAGCAGAACACCTTAGCTGCGAATGTGAGCGACGCGGAGTTTGAGTCGCGCAGAAAGGGCTGGAAAGCGCCAGCGCCCACCGCAACGACGGGCTACCTGTACAAGTATGCCGCTTTAGTATCGAGCGCATCGAAAGGATGTATAACGGATAGATAG
- a CDS encoding AMP-binding protein translates to MLRFSINSLKDLFEESTMRYAGNTAYSYTNGETYTYNDIRAKVEVIQAQMSDLGLTSGDKIAILSQNMPNWNIAYFAITTAGMIAVPILPDFSPAEISNILEHSQSRAIFVSDRLRSKIEEEAVSKLSTIYSIDNLSLVKGEKVTSSATVKATPMPDDLAVIIYTSGTTGRSKGVMLSHKNLASEVMMASDLQPVYPEDVFLSILPLSHTYESSLGMLLPFYGGSSVVYMEKPPAASTLVPLLKKVQPTIMLSVPLIIEKIYKGQILPKFTQSKVVKMLYSIAPIRKMLNRVAGKKLMETFGGRIRFFGIGGAKLDPIVEKFLMEAKFPIAIGYGLTETAPLLAGTNPQMATFQSTGPAINGVSIRIDNPNPQTGEGEIVCSGPNIMMGYYKDEEQTKAAFTEDGWFKTGDLGIVDKKGFIYIKGRLKNMILGPSGENIYPEEIESVINEYSFVVESLVVEKKGKLVAMVHFNYEELEKQFHHMKEDAIRSFNEKVEKMKAELQDYVNARVNKFSKISLVIEQKVQFEKTPTHKIKRYLYW, encoded by the coding sequence ATGTTGAGATTTTCAATTAATTCGCTAAAGGATTTATTCGAAGAGAGCACGATGCGTTATGCAGGAAACACCGCGTATTCGTATACCAACGGCGAAACCTACACTTACAACGATATTCGTGCAAAAGTAGAAGTAATCCAAGCACAGATGAGCGATTTAGGGCTTACGTCTGGCGACAAGATTGCTATCCTTAGCCAAAACATGCCAAACTGGAACATCGCCTACTTTGCAATTACCACTGCAGGAATGATCGCTGTACCAATCCTACCCGACTTCTCTCCTGCCGAGATATCGAATATACTAGAGCATTCGCAGTCGCGAGCAATATTTGTATCAGACAGGCTACGTTCAAAGATCGAAGAAGAAGCGGTAAGCAAGCTTTCAACTATTTATAGTATAGACAACCTATCCTTAGTAAAAGGCGAAAAAGTTACTTCTAGCGCAACGGTAAAGGCTACGCCTATGCCCGATGACTTAGCGGTTATCATATATACATCAGGAACAACAGGCCGTTCTAAAGGCGTAATGCTTAGCCATAAGAACTTGGCTAGCGAGGTTATGATGGCCTCAGACCTTCAGCCTGTTTATCCCGAAGATGTTTTTCTCTCCATACTTCCCCTTTCCCATACCTACGAATCGTCGTTAGGAATGCTGCTTCCATTCTACGGAGGCTCCTCGGTTGTGTATATGGAGAAACCACCCGCAGCATCAACATTGGTTCCGCTTCTAAAAAAGGTACAACCAACCATAATGCTCAGCGTTCCGCTAATTATCGAAAAGATATACAAAGGGCAAATTCTTCCCAAGTTTACCCAAAGCAAGGTTGTAAAGATGCTCTACTCAATTGCTCCTATTCGCAAAATGCTTAATAGAGTTGCTGGGAAGAAACTGATGGAAACCTTCGGAGGACGTATTCGCTTCTTTGGCATCGGAGGAGCAAAGCTCGATCCTATTGTAGAGAAGTTTTTAATGGAAGCCAAGTTCCCCATCGCCATTGGCTATGGGCTTACCGAAACGGCACCGCTACTGGCTGGCACAAATCCTCAAATGGCAACCTTTCAATCCACAGGTCCAGCCATTAATGGTGTATCTATCCGCATCGACAACCCAAACCCTCAAACGGGGGAAGGCGAAATTGTATGCAGCGGTCCCAATATTATGATGGGCTACTATAAGGACGAGGAGCAAACCAAGGCAGCCTTCACCGAAGATGGCTGGTTTAAAACAGGAGACCTTGGCATTGTCGACAAAAAGGGATTTATCTACATTAAAGGTAGACTAAAAAATATGATACTAGGGCCAAGCGGCGAAAACATCTACCCCGAAGAGATCGAATCTGTAATTAATGAGTATTCTTTTGTGGTCGAATCCTTGGTTGTCGAAAAAAAGGGTAAGCTTGTTGCCATGGTTCACTTTAACTATGAGGAACTAGAGAAGCAGTTCCACCATATGAAGGAGGATGCCATCAGAAGCTTCAACGAAAAGGTCGAGAAGATGAAGGCGGAGCTACAAGACTATGTAAATGCCCGTGTCAACAAGTTCTCTAAGATATCTCTTGTGATAGAACAAAAGGTACAATTTGAGAAAACCCCAACTCATAAAATAAAAAGATACCTATACTGGTAG